The following nucleotide sequence is from Bactrocera oleae isolate idBacOlea1 chromosome 2, idBacOlea1, whole genome shotgun sequence.
AGTATTCGGATAGTACACGCTCCTCCCCTAACATTTGCAGTGATGGTCACGATGATAACGATTACGATGAAGAGCAGTTAGCAGCAATGCTTGAGCTGCAACGCGCACAtggcaaacaaacacaattAAACTATTGTCATAAAAATTACGATTATAAAACACCATCGCTGGCGAGTGGTAGCTGTGATCGTAGCGATAGTAGCAGCTGTGTGGATGTGTTGGCCGCTATTGGTGGCTATCATCCATTTGGTGAATTCTCGCAACACGAGCCGCATCAGCTACAGCTGGACGTACACGATACAGTCACGATTCGTTCAGGCTCGCCGAATACGTTTTCGCTAAGCAATTCAGACAGTTCTGGTTCGGAGGCAGAGTTGGCGCGTGAATTGGCGCGCGGCGAGGCGGAGGAACGTATcaaaatgcagaaatatttgaaGATATGCAAGGATACCGAAAGAGTTGATGCCAAGTGGATACAGCCGAGCGATTTGGAGGGTTTCGATGACAGTTTAACCGATTTGACACCACGGCGCTCATTGCTGCGCGACCTGAAGACATTGTCGCAACATGTGCAGGTGCAGTTATGGGCGTGAAGCGAGTGAAACTATATTTCCCCAAAAGTTTTAAGTAGCCAAATCGTTCTTTAAATGCTTTTAACTTTAGATAGCTCGGTGGTTGGAtatgttaaaaaagaaaatttgcaaaaGATTGGCCAAGCCAAGTAAAATTTACTTGCTATACTTTTTTTCTACTAATGCgccaaaaattatgaaatagcAAAATTTCATTGTCTACCATTAGGCgttatagtaaaaaatttaaattaattgaccTGTCAAAATTCTgactgtaaatttatttattaaaaaatattgatataaaatttataatttgattACTAAAAGTTTTCGGGAAATATATCTCGAAATATTCACGGCCTTCGTGTAGTCTAACGGATATACCGGAATCTCATTTAAGTACGTCCATTTAAAGCCAACTGCTTACCTGCCTTGCTGCTTCTTTTCCAGGATTTTATACATTCAAAGCCAAAGAAAGTGGAAAAATCACCAACGCCatcgccacaacaacaacgtcGCGCTGCAGCGCCATCTCAGGAAAAAAATACTTTGCTCCTACAACCGCCATCAGAGGCGAGTAAAGCATATTATTCCTCACAACCGGAGATTTGTCTAAATTGGGAAGGCGATATGTGCGCACCACCACCAACCACACACATTTCCCATTCACGTTCGCTTATCAATCTTAGACGCAGCGACGCCAATtcgccaacaacaacatataacaATGCTAATGCGCCAGAGCTTGACTTAACCACCACAAAAGATGATATGTACGCTACTAATGCCTATGGTTATGGTTACGTTTCGGATTCAGATTCCAGCTCGGCTTATCTGCCAGTCACCGTTAAAACATTCGCTAGTAATGCCAAATGTcctgtatttaaaatttgtccCTCCACCCCCTCACCTTCGGAGACAGATTTGAAGATACCTTTTATAGAAGATGATGCCTCGACTGTGGTGGATGACAGCGCCTCTGAAAGCACCGAAATACCCACACCGATTTTAGGCAACAGTACACTTAGCATAGCTACCGTTAGCGCTGCAGCGCCGCTAGACGTTATGGATGTTATTGCTAATTCCCCTGTAAATAGCAGAAAGTACGTAGTAGGCAATACATCCAATAGTAGTATTAGTAGTCCACAGCGTTCTCCTAGTACTCCTAGTGTTCCCAATCCATATTAttcaaatgcaattaaaaagtCTACTAAtcataatagtaataatattgtaaattcACACTTGCTTGCACCACCGCCATTGCCATTGCCATTACCATTGCCGTCATCGCCCACGCTATCATCATCGCGCTCGCTATCGTCAACGCAATTGTTCGTAAACGCGCCCGTGCCTACCTCATCGCCATGTACACCGCTACTTTGCACCAAAAATCGTCAACATCGTACGCGCGAACATCAATCGCCACATCATAGGTCATTGAATGAAGTGAACGCCGCAGCAGTAGCTTCCAGCAATGCCTTTGTGGCAGCAGCAGCCGCAGCGTCGTCGGGCATCACAGACAGTCCCAGTTTGAAACGTTTCGCATCACCAGCACAGGCCGCTATAGTGGCAGCAGCTGCCGCCATGCCCAGCGCCAATACAATAGCCAGTGCGCCGTCGTCAGCATCACTTGTACCGGGGCCCAGCAGCAACGGTGGACGTGCCAAACTCACCGCAAGTCCGTCGAAGTTGGCACTGAATTCAGTAGGCGCGACAGGCGCaagcaatacaacaacaactgcggGCACTGCACTTAACACGAGTATTTCATCAACGGCTTCGACCACAGATGGTGGCGCAACAAACTCAATACCAGCGCCGTCGAAGGATACGATGCCTACGGAAATGTGTCGCCGCTCATCCGACTCCGACTTGAGCATAACGCCAAAAGGTAAGactgattttttttgttactatttatatcttaattgaTTACAACGATTAGTGCTTTGTAGTGTGTGGTGAAAACGAGTGTAGTATGCCTGAATGTATGCTATCTttatatacgatatatatatgtatattataggcGAAACGATcgatataataaagtttttaaaatatattcagtGTACAGCTAGTTTAATCgaagtaaattatataaaatattttctttcttttcccGTTCTTTTCTCCAAAATATCATGTTTGAGATCGGAGAAACGTGTTCACACATTTTTTCCTCTCACCTGCCACTAATGTGTCATAtcccatatatttttttgcacaatttttatcTCTTAGAGTCATCTAATCGTGTCTACTTTTGCGTAAAGGTCTTAAAGAAAGcttaattaaatgtatttacataaaaccctggtttcaattaatttttttttgtagcattATTTCTATAGCATTGTTGGTATTGTCCACTGTACGTCAAAAGACATCCCTGTCGTCGTAACCACGCGCGAATCCGCATAGTATCTCTAAATATTCCTTCTTCCTTGAAAGAGCCGTTTTTTTACTTCTAACTAAACCTGTACGAGTGTGGTCCGATAAGTGCTTATTAGAAAGACCGTTTTCCCGGCTTTCTCGGCGAACCAGAATATTTCAGCGGAGTAGAGCTCTGCGACCCTTTCGTCTTTTCGTCTGCttgattttaatgtaaatattatatttccatatattttcgttaagtctgaatattgaaaaaatcaaaacaaaaaagaaacgttatttttaaatgcattggtATGACTGAAGAACTTTTATAGAGTGCTGCCAGCGTACCATAAGTTGaattatgaatataaaaacatacaaaaatactgacataaagaaataaatattgagatgttaaacataaaataagttataaaaaataaaataaacttaaaattatgACAGCATTATGAactgaaatttaatttcttacttaatttaaattattcaatttgcCAATTTTTATGGATATTGGCCGAATGAACTAAATTTTTGTTCCCGACCACCGCAAGGCTAATGCACCAAgccgatatttaaataatacatatttctgTGACATATCAATAACTTCCAAAATGTATTATTATGATAAAGCGTCCTATATTTTCTTGAATAACCACTGGTAACTGATCATATTATCAGTGGTTTAAATGAATATACTCGTATTCTTACTGAAATAACACCCGCAATTTGTTCTCTTCTCATGCTAtccgcacaaaaaaaaaaaaacaaaaacaaaaaaaaaactattgtcaAAATAAATACAGTTTTACATCGCAAAAgtaagtagaaaaaaaaatggtCTTGTGCCTCTTTAATTTTTGTCTCTTTGTCTTTGCGCTCTCTCTATTTTACCCGTAATTAATATTGATGTAGTGTGTAATTTTTGCTGTACTGAAATATCAATACAAAATATTCGTAATTCTTGTCTAAGCCTAAGTGCATAGTAGAGCGACGAAGTGCGTAGCCGATTCACTTAAATTACAGTGAAGCTCGACACAGCTCGTCCTTCGATAACATATGAGTAAAGACGTGTTTtaggtataataaaaattttgattgatacactcaagatcaaatttgactggACAGGTCATCGCACTGCGGGCGCATACCGAattggtaaacatttttttcctaGGTTACtgtcatattttttatgttcaGTTTCGAAAACGGAAAAAATATcgaacttcacacgaacatagaAAAAGGTTATACCAATatacgaaaaaaattgtatcgattcggtttgGGTGCGCTGTTTAAATAGGCCAGTCCGGGTGAAATTTGGTCTGGCGGTATTTCAtccaatatttttgtaaattaattattattgtataacttcacaataatatttttatgttattattttaccTTCTCGTTCTTTTATGGCTTGGGCTTTACTTTAATAAATATCGATTTATGAAACATTGTATCGATAAAAAAGTAGatgtttacatttttcatattcGCTGTTCTTTTTAATGTTGCTcgatgtattatattttatatacactcAAACTGAATCTAGAAACAAGGATTGCATACAGTTTCCATCCAAAAAACCGTATTAGGCCTTGAATCAATCTTATTATTAAAAGGTAACTTCactttaaataaatgcttgatTCTCTAATTTTCGATATTCGTAGTCTTATTTTCTCTAAAATGTAAATCAGCCAGCTGATTGTTGGTGTGggcaggtttttttttaatgctaacTAAATCCTCCTAGCAAGTTCAATGAAATGCTGGATTCGAGCTTTTAAATCGCTAAAACTTACGATAAGTACATTAAAGCAGGGCCAATACCCCCAATTAATACCGATTTAATAGGTAACATgtaatatatttgcaaaacaaGCGTTTTACCGCTGGAAATAAAACCAAATCTTCGTTATTCGAGGAGCGCTTTAATGAATTCAGATTTTCGTTGTGCCTCATGTCATGATATTCCCtttcatattaaatttcaattaattcaaaaaattcttgaaatatttaatttttcacatttgttattgtttattgtaACATATCGATTATCAAAAGACGATTATTCAATACCATTTCATTGGCGCTGTTGACAACAAAATAGCGGAAATTTATAGAACTATTCAactttaaaactaaaaacaaaacaataatcaaaaattaattatcaaattaatttcGATACTCATAAGTGGTtagaatatttatgaaaatttttaagcttAGATTATCCTAATAGAAATTGGGACAATGTGCAAATGTTATTAACTTGTCGTTGCTAATAAGGGgtatatgtttaatattgtatttgGTATGAATGTGGCATGTTGattattttatatgcatacatagttacatatatCTCCTCAGAGCATgcgcatatttttgttttaaatacattCAGTTAACATCAATATAACTATCCATACAATgtcttttacataaaaatacatacatatttgtatacttacttgtatattaaaaattaataattattattaaatatattttttggctcATGGAATTCGAAAAAcatttacatacctacatattacCTTCAGAATTTCGATAAGAGTAAACTTTTAGGAATCAGAATGAATTCATTTTCACAACAAGTCTGCTTTATAATTTTGCTTAGAATATCAGAGTTCTTTAAAACGTAGCATAATTAGTGGACGATTGTCAGAGGATATCTACTTTTTCGGTATTCAGAGGAATTTCTGTTATTCGGCACACGGCTCTACATTGGTTGGCGTTATAATTTGAATACTAAGTTCACCTAGACTACTAACTAGAAATAGAACTATCACAATGTTATTCACATCCCTAGATGGGGTGAAAACTTcgtattgttttattatataatatattggttcTATAACtgtattcgtgcggttttttttcttaaaaattttaacgtttatttaagaaaaatgtatgtatgtattattcaAAGTACTGCCCATTTTTCTGACCATTTTTTGAATTCAATTCCAAACGAACTGCGCCAGCAGAGAGCCATAATAGCCAATATTTAATATCCTTTTCCGATGTGAGCCGTATTCCAGTGAGGGCTTTCTGCATTCACTTGAACAAATGGTAGTTAGAGGAGACAAGGTCTGGGTCATAAGTCGGGGGAGGCAAAACTTAACAGACGCTGTTgtctaaatagtttttaatcggtcattttgatgagttgttgtcggtagcattccccattaaaagtttcacccgattttaaatgtttataatataGCACGCCCTTCTGATCCCAACAAATACAAAGCATTGCCTTGgcgtcatggatattcggctttgccgttaaTTTGGCTGGTAGTTGGTCAGgttttacatacaattttgtGCGTTAAGAGTTGACGTAATGAAACCATTTTTCACACTCACAATCCTATGCAAAaactagtaaaaaaaaacaagcagcaTTTTTACATGAAAAATCGTCTTTCAATGCTTTAATTCAGATGACAACCAATTTTCGTGCTTTAAAGTGTATCCGGCTGTTTTTAAACGTTTCGTTGTGTGAGTAACTCCGAAATACTTCGCGAGATCTTCTTGTGTTTGGCAGTCATCGTCATCAAGTAATGCTTCTAGTTCCTCATCTTTAAACCTTTTAGCCAAACTCACTAATTATGCACGAAGGCCATACATACACCACCCTTCTTATTGCGATCTTCCAACTTTTCGTATTTCTACTACGATTCAAAACATCTTTTCAGCGATAATTTTCTTGAGATCTGGGAACAGTCAAAAGTCGTTGGCACGTTTCTGCAGAATTCGGTGGCTAcaaaagcaattttattttacgaTCGCTTTTCATCCACTTCTCATATGATCtctacgaaatttggcaaatcaCCCACGAATGGTTACTTCGCTTGGCTCCGAGCCGAGTTAATGCTCATCAAACAGTATCagcatcattttttttttcctcaaaaattattttttgttgtgtcTTTAAGGGTTAAATACTAAATGTTTAGTTTGCGTAACAGTTGTTTTCGCTTAATGGTTTTTGAGCCCTTGAAAGCCTTAAGGAgacattattgtttttgctttgcgaAGACTGCATTGTCTAACCGGAACCGAGTGAGGCGTGTTTCAAATTTGATAACATTCAAATAAATTACACCCGTTCACTTTCCGACAATATTCCGTTAtgtagtttttataaaatatatatctgtccTTGGACATCTGTCCTGATTAAAGCGCATACAAACTTTAGGCActgtgtattttttatggttgCTGTTCGTTAAAAGGATAATTTCGTAAATGATTCACGACAGGTTTATGTATTCCGATGTTGTTCAAGGTTTATTTATTAGTTAACATGTTTTGTAGAAAACAAATCGTACACTGTTTCCTACTCAGAAGTGAAACGacgtttaaatattattaagcaTCTCTTCAAGCCAAATATTTTTAGCGTTGTTTCATGATATCAAAAAACTCAAGACTTCAGTAATATTTATCCAtctatctgtatgtatgtatgtatgtaagtcggTGGTGTACTTTACATCTCAATTAATTTGTTGTATTTCTCAATGTACCCAATTGTTaccgcatacaaacacacacagacacGCCCACACAAGGTCCTTAAATCTCTGGTACCAGTTgataaatctatttttataatttttgcattatttaacACACaactattaataattttgctttcCTTTTGCTTAGGAAACTCATTGTGTGTGGCCAGTGAACGTCTGGTAGCCGCTACAGCGTTGATGCGTCTCAATCAACCGTTAGGCGCTAAAAATACCAACACCGATGGCATGGATGGCCTGTTGGAATATCCCTTCCTAACCATGACAAAATATCCTCCCGGTTTCATATTGCATCTGGGTGCGACTGTAGCTGCGCGTTCGGTGAAATTATTGGAACGTGTTCCCAATCCCGATGAGCCGGAGGTGCGAGACTCGTGGTGGACCGAATTGCGTATGGAAATACGTTCGCATGCGCGTGCGCTGGGTTGCAATGTGGTGCTGGGTTACTCCGAAGCGACGACCATTTCGTAAGTGTAAATTCTAAAGTTGTATCAGTATTGTGCCCTTTTCATCGTATATATAATcggcaaataatattttgagtGGAGCGTATTAGTTCAAAGCAGTTGAAATTGATATTAGccgccttaataaatttgtggcagGCTCTAGGCGCTTTGTCGATATGCGACGTTTTAGCTGTTCAAATGAGATTTTTCATAGTCTCACGAAAAAATCAACCTATTtacctaatctaacctaacttATTAGTGTTGGTATcacatttctatatttttcaattcCTAACCTAACAGTAATGACTTTCGAAATCATACttccaagaaaaaacgtttacttcacCACAGCagaatttgattatttttgtatatcttttgaatgaaaataatttatattttgatccAACCATAAACAACAGTGTAGATGTTTAAGTGCACCTATTATAAACTTGTtctaacttaaaatattatttttccttaTGTTCGTACAATGTTTTCTACTTTTCCAGTGACGATGTTTGCGTGCTCTCTGCAACGGGCACAGCGGCCGTTATTAATATGGCCTACAATCGCTCCGTATCCCAAACTGATATACTCAACGCAGCGGTAAAGCCGGTCGGCATTGGTTTCGGCATAGGCAGTACAGGTGGCACAATGTCAGCATCGCTCGAAGAACGCGAAACGCTCAAAGATATGCGTAACGGCATTGCAAACGAAACAATTTTATCGCATACGAAAGATACAACGATATCCTCATCACTTGGTACTACAATATACAGTTCGGTGGGTAAGAAAAATGGGATACCGGCCAGCATGGGTGTCGTGAAAAGTTCCGCGTGTAGCGTCTGTCATGTACCGTACAATTTGGCGTCGGTGCCGTTCAATGTGAAAATGAAGAAATGCGCCATTTGTCGGAAAGGACGCGTGCCAGATGTGTTATTAGCGACACTCGAGGTGCCGGAACGTCTGCATGTCACCGGGCGTGGGTGTTTCATGCAAGCACAAGTGGTACGCGCTAAAAAAGACTTACGTTCAGAGCTAAATGCTAAAGAGATATCGGATGGTTTACCATTTCTAGAATACGAATTACATCGTGTGCTAATCAATAAGTTGAAGGCGAAGGGTATGAATGCCATATTCGGTTTGAGAGCACAAGTAGCCATTGGTGAGCGAATGATTGCGCTCATAGCGACGGGCACAGCACTTTTTCTGAGTGCTTTGCCAGTGCCACAGGTGCCGAAAATAGTGGCTGGCAATTCGTGGACGGACAAGCAGAAATTGAATGAATTGCAAAAGAAATTGCAGGAAACATTCGAACGCAATCAGGAAGTTTATCAGCTCAAATGTATTGATCCGGATGTAATAGGCGGCGGTGTGGCAACGCTCGACAAACAATCCGATACCGATGAGTCGGATGATGAAGTAATCGAAATCGATTTGAATTGTGGCAATAAGGATACCTGTGTGCTGGAAGTAGACGACATTGAAGATTTGGAAATTATTTCTTTGCTCATGGAAACATATCCGCCAGAAGGTTTCCACGTTGTCAACACACAAAGTGTGCCCGGTATACTGGAAATGGAGGCGGTAAAAAATCTGCAGATGTTCACACAAGTATGGCGCGCCAAATTGGATGTCAACCAAAATATTAATGGATTCCCCAAACACTTTCAGCGGTGAGTATTCCAATTGTTTATAcagatcaataaaaaattacatcgAAATTGTATTTTCAGGATTTTACAGACCATTTACTTTAAACTGCGCACAATGATACCCTGTGCCATTTGCGATCTGAGATTCCGACTCGATCTGCCCGAGAGTGTAAGTATTTGCTTTTCATTCAAtttctgaataatttatttattaaccttGAAAATCCGTAGGATCAGATACAGCTGCTGGTCACTGGCATGGCACTCGGTTTGGAtgatgcaaataaatttaaatatcgtCGCAAAGCGGCCGTAACTAGTTTTACGAATGGCACAGTAACCGATGCGCCCGATGCGAATGGTTTGAGTGCAGGCAATAAGCGTACGCTACAGGAGGAGGATTACATTTTCCCGCTAGACGAAGATCAAATGGTGGAGACGCCAACACCGACTTCAAATCTTCCGCCTTACGGTTTGAATAGTTTTAAATTGGCGAAAACTTCTCCATCACGACAGCATAGCAAGAAAGGCACTCTTATTAACCGCAACAATTACGTGAgtgtttacattaaaaaaaaaattggtttaaccAGTAATACACTGTTTATTTTTATCAGTTCCCATTACGCGATCGCTATGGCGTTGATATTACACCACTTAGTTTTGTGCCAGGCGGTCGCATTGACAAATATCTCGGTAATTTGAACTTCTTTTTTATACGTGAAACGACTTCGATACGAGAGAATGGCGGCATTAGCGGTTTTGTGCATTCGTTTATAACGGAGGTAAGTAAAACCGTGGTGATATtgttataaattgtataaaagctCAAGGAAAGCGtaaatctacaaaaaaaaaaaattttttttgttaaaatcgtaaaaaatttagacaattttactATTTGACCACGAAGTTTCGAAcatctagaaggaaacgtcggagtctctataaaatgtatatataaatgatatatatatatatatatatatactgtctgtccaagtccctcagtttctgagatatcgctctgaaatcgctatagcatatagctgatatacaaactgaacgatcaaaatcaagttcgtgtatggaaaacatttttatttaagaagatATGTTCAATGCTACTATATtccgaataaaattttaagatcgGACCTTATTAGCAT
It contains:
- the LOC106618347 gene encoding C2 domain-containing protein 5 isoform X1, which gives rise to MPGKVGVKIKAGRNLPVMDRSSDTTDAYVEIKLGNVTHKTDVCRKSLNPQWNTDWFRFEVDDAELQDEPLQIRLMDYDTYSANDAIGKVNISLNSLCLEMSGPTTHGKGTVLSGWIPVFDTMHGIRGEVNVIVKVDLFSDLNKFRQSSCGIPFFHSQCIPYGYRAQMIHGFVEELVVNDDPEYQWIDKIRTPRASNEARQVVFLKLSGQVQRKMGLKAINMGANAVIGYTQCFDLEGDVGVVARGIGTAVTLIKDTSSSQPAAGTADNALIEERTMKYIEFLTGSHINLAEQPPPCELQIRKSRSSTLFDLQHANTGAMEDNEIMHDLMRQEDERGEKPAKKLRHHMKRFTHSSRNILNEKYNAFMRKFGESVESKSPSSTSRSLSSLCASGGLIKDDAIASGSSSRSSTGTAYDLRRRPSFKAKHKMFGVAVGGVTAKPAFLQRQSTVKRSSGSGSTGGSAAANPHAILRSVSAEYNAANKTGSPAIASISEYSDSTRSSPNICSDGHDDNDYDEEQLAAMLELQRAHGKQTQLNYCHKNYDYKTPSLASGSCDRSDSSSCVDVLAAIGGYHPFGEFSQHEPHQLQLDVHDTVTIRSGSPNTFSLSNSDSSGSEAELARELARGEAEERIKMQKYLKICKDTERVDAKWIQPSDLEGFDDSLTDLTPRRSLLRDLKTLSQHVQDFIHSKPKKVEKSPTPSPQQQRRAAAPSQEKNTLLLQPPSEASKAYYSSQPEICLNWEGDMCAPPPTTHISHSRSLINLRRSDANSPTTTYNNANAPELDLTTTKDDMYATNAYGYGYVSDSDSSSAYLPVTVKTFASNAKCPVFKICPSTPSPSETDLKIPFIEDDASTVVDDSASESTEIPTPILGNSTLSIATVSAAAPLDVMDVIANSPVNSRKYVVGNTSNSSISSPQRSPSTPSVPNPYYSNAIKKSTNHNSNNIVNSHLLAPPPLPLPLPLPSSPTLSSSRSLSSTQLFVNAPVPTSSPCTPLLCTKNRQHRTREHQSPHHRSLNEVNAAAVASSNAFVAAAAAASSGITDSPSLKRFASPAQAAIVAAAAAMPSANTIASAPSSASLVPGPSSNGGRAKLTASPSKLALNSVGATGASNTTTTAGTALNTSISSTASTTDGGATNSIPAPSKDTMPTEMCRRSSDSDLSITPKGNSLCVASERLVAATALMRLNQPLGAKNTNTDGMDGLLEYPFLTMTKYPPGFILHLGATVAARSVKLLERVPNPDEPEVRDSWWTELRMEIRSHARALGCNVVLGYSEATTISDDVCVLSATGTAAVINMAYNRSVSQTDILNAAVKPVGIGFGIGSTGGTMSASLEERETLKDMRNGIANETILSHTKDTTISSSLGTTIYSSVGKKNGIPASMGVVKSSACSVCHVPYNLASVPFNVKMKKCAICRKGRVPDVLLATLEVPERLHVTGRGCFMQAQVVRAKKDLRSELNAKEISDGLPFLEYELHRVLINKLKAKGMNAIFGLRAQVAIGERMIALIATGTALFLSALPVPQVPKIVAGNSWTDKQKLNELQKKLQETFERNQEVYQLKCIDPDVIGGGVATLDKQSDTDESDDEVIEIDLNCGNKDTCVLEVDDIEDLEIISLLMETYPPEGFHVVNTQSVPGILEMEAVKNLQMFTQVWRAKLDVNQNINGFPKHFQRILQTIYFKLRTMIPCAICDLRFRLDLPESDQIQLLVTGMALGLDDANKFKYRRKAAVTSFTNGTVTDAPDANGLSAGNKRTLQEEDYIFPLDEDQMVETPTPTSNLPPYGLNSFKLAKTSPSRQHSKKGTLINRNNYFPLRDRYGVDITPLSFVPGGRIDKYLGNLNFFFIRETTSIRENGGISGFVHSFITELLAVVRAHISALGGNAMVSFYMSELILVDNQHKNQGQCLISIGGDAVYVSYHTDD
- the LOC106618347 gene encoding C2 domain-containing protein 5 isoform X3, which produces MPGKVGVKIKAGRNLPVMDRSSDTTDAYVEIKLGNVTHKTDVCRKSLNPQWNTDWFRFEVDDAELQDEPLQIRLMDYDTYSANDAIGKVNISLNSLCLEMSGPTTHGKGTVLSGWIPVFDTMHGIRGEVNVIVKVDLFSDLNKFRQSSCGIPFFHSQCIPYGYRAQMIHGFVEELVVNDDPEYQWIDKIRTPRASNEARQVVFLKLSGQVQRKMGLKAINMGANAVIGYTQCFDLEGDVGVVARGIGTAVTLIKDTSSSQPAAGTADNALIEERTMKYIEFLTGSHINLAEQPPPCELQIRKSRSSTLFDLQHANTGAMEDNEIMHDLMRQEDERGEKPAKKLRHHMKRFTHSSRNILNEKYNAFMRKFGESVESKSPSSTSRSLSSLCASGGLIKDDAIASGSSSRSSTGTAYDLRRRPSFKAKHKMFGVAVGGVTAKPAFLQRQSTVKRSSGSGSTGGSAAANPHAILRSVSAEYNAANKTGSPAIASISEYSDSTRSSPNICSDGHDDNDYDEEQLAAMLELQRAHGKQTQLNYCHKNYDYKTPSLASGSCDRSDSSSCVDVLAAIGGYHPFGEFSQHEPHQLQLDVHDTVTIRSGSPNTFSLSNSDSSGSEAELARELARGEAEERIKMQKYLKICKDTERVDAKWIQPSDLEGFDDSLTDLTPRRSLLRDLKTLSQHVQDFIHSKPKKVEKSPTPSPQQQRRAAAPSQEKNTLLLQPPSEASKAYYSSQPEICLNWEGDMCAPPPTTHISHSRSLINLRRSDANSPTTTYNNANAPELDLTTTKDDMYATNAYGYGYVSDSDSSSAYLPVTVKTFASNAKCPVFKICPSTPSPSETDLKIPFIEDDASTVVDDSASESTEIPTPILGNSTLSIATVSAAAPLDVMDVIANSPVNSRKSLNEVNAAAVASSNAFVAAAAAASSGITDSPSLKRFASPAQAAIVAAAAAMPSANTIASAPSSASLVPGPSSNGGRAKLTASPSKLALNSVGATGASNTTTTAGTALNTSISSTASTTDGGATNSIPAPSKDTMPTEMCRRSSDSDLSITPKGNSLCVASERLVAATALMRLNQPLGAKNTNTDGMDGLLEYPFLTMTKYPPGFILHLGATVAARSVKLLERVPNPDEPEVRDSWWTELRMEIRSHARALGCNVVLGYSEATTISDDVCVLSATGTAAVINMAYNRSVSQTDILNAAVKPVGIGFGIGSTGGTMSASLEERETLKDMRNGIANETILSHTKDTTISSSLGTTIYSSVGKKNGIPASMGVVKSSACSVCHVPYNLASVPFNVKMKKCAICRKGRVPDVLLATLEVPERLHVTGRGCFMQAQVVRAKKDLRSELNAKEISDGLPFLEYELHRVLINKLKAKGMNAIFGLRAQVAIGERMIALIATGTALFLSALPVPQVPKIVAGNSWTDKQKLNELQKKLQETFERNQEVYQLKCIDPDVIGGGVATLDKQSDTDESDDEVIEIDLNCGNKDTCVLEVDDIEDLEIISLLMETYPPEGFHVVNTQSVPGILEMEAVKNLQMFTQVWRAKLDVNQNINGFPKHFQRILQTIYFKLRTMIPCAICDLRFRLDLPESDQIQLLVTGMALGLDDANKFKYRRKAAVTSFTNGTVTDAPDANGLSAGNKRTLQEEDYIFPLDEDQMVETPTPTSNLPPYGLNSFKLAKTSPSRQHSKKGTLINRNNYFPLRDRYGVDITPLSFVPGGRIDKYLGNLNFFFIRETTSIRENGGISGFVHSFITEGQCLISIGGDAVYVSYHTDD